The genomic interval CCAAGGCTCGTTTTATCCCTCTCCCCCGTCGCGGGGGAGAGGGCAGGGTGAGGGGGAGTGCGTATGCGCGCATGAGTCGACACAAGCCTGTCGTCGGCACTACTGGGCGCTCTCGACCTTTCCGATCTTCTTCACGACCTCGGCGAGCCGGGCCGCGTCCTTGGCCCACCACGCGTTGAACTCATCGGCGTCCATGTAGGCGATGGGGGTGTCGAGCTTGGCGTGCGAGTTGACGACCTCGGGCTCCTTGACGGCCTGCCGGGTCGCGTCGCGCAGGATCTTGATGACGTGGGGCGGTGTCTTGGCGGGCGCCACCAGCCCCGCCCACGCCGTGTACTCGACGTCGTAGCCGAGCGACTTGAACGAGGGGACGTCCGGATACGCGGCCACGGGCGCCGTCCCCGTATGGGCGAGCAGCCGCAGCTTGCCCGCCTTGATGTGCGCCACGGCCAGGCTCACCGGCGTCATCACCGCCTGCGAGTGGCCGCCCAGGATGGCATTCATCATGGGGCCGCCGCCCGTGGTGGGCAGATGGCGCAGCTTGATGCCGGAGGCCTGCATGAGCATCTCCATGGGGACATGGGCGGCGCCGTAGAGGCCGGAAGAGCTGAACACGATCTCGCCGGGCTTCTTCTTCGCGTCATCCACGAACTCCTTCAGGGTCTTCCACGGGGTGTCGGCGCGGACGACGAGCATGGACGGGTCGGCGTTGATCCGGGCGATGCCCGTAAACTGATCGCGCGTGTAGTTCGGCGGCCGCCCGAAGAGCTTGTCGACCTCCGGCAGCACGGA from Candidatus Methylomirabilota bacterium carries:
- a CDS encoding tripartite tricarboxylate transporter substrate binding protein, translated to MIRALGMAVLIVAMAAGMARADDPYPTRSISMVVAFPPGGVADNTARPVAAALERILKQPVAIINKAGAAGAVGNQTVATSKPDGYTLLMALVSVSVLPEVDKLFGRPPNYTRDQFTGIARINADPSMLVVRADTPWKTLKEFVDDAKKKPGEIVFSSSGLYGAAHVPMEMLMQASGIKLRHLPTTGGGPMMNAILGGHSQAVMTPVSLAVAHIKAGKLRLLAHTGTAPVAAYPDVPSFKSLGYDVEYTAWAGLVAPAKTPPHVIKILRDATRQAVKEPEVVNSHAKLDTPIAYMDADEFNAWWAKDAARLAEVVKKIGKVESAQ